The following are from one region of the Synergistaceae bacterium genome:
- a CDS encoding HD domain-containing protein, whose protein sequence is MSKKLLDIREVKQLPVNSEFYVMGVVSRLTRRKDRNDRLFWDITLSDEYGEITGKIWSDSTWYSRQGGDNFPIDPDNCGLKFEGSSLGVSGRVSEFRELLQYNFSEVYYLDQEKFPPVGFVRHSPIDINYLEKNFYDLIAEIKHKKLHDFVFAVFFKHGLWDKFKTWPGAISIHHAYMNGLLEHSVSMTMAARDLAKHYHENFKIPVNIDLVIAGALIHDIGKLESYNLTPTPQMTLDGNVIDHIVLGYNLFRKLAEIENLDENITRSLGHIIISHHGLREYGSPVLPATPEAIIVSAADDLDFKLNFWKNQIDALNPQSEMTDYLSFVDRRLWRGVEINS, encoded by the coding sequence ATGAGCAAAAAACTTCTTGATATACGGGAGGTAAAGCAGCTCCCGGTTAACTCTGAATTTTACGTGATGGGCGTTGTATCTCGTCTCACAAGGCGCAAAGATCGCAACGATAGATTATTCTGGGATATAACATTGAGCGACGAATACGGCGAAATCACCGGCAAAATATGGAGCGACTCAACATGGTACAGCAGGCAGGGCGGAGATAATTTCCCGATTGATCCCGATAATTGCGGCTTAAAATTTGAAGGCTCTAGTTTGGGAGTCAGCGGCAGAGTGTCAGAATTTCGCGAATTACTGCAATATAATTTTTCAGAAGTATATTATCTTGATCAGGAAAAATTCCCCCCGGTCGGTTTTGTCAGACATTCGCCGATTGATATAAATTATCTTGAGAAAAATTTTTATGACTTAATAGCCGAGATTAAGCACAAGAAATTACATGATTTTGTTTTCGCAGTATTCTTTAAGCATGGACTCTGGGATAAATTCAAGACTTGGCCGGGCGCGATTTCTATACATCATGCATATATGAACGGCTTGCTTGAACACTCTGTATCTATGACAATGGCAGCTAGAGACTTGGCAAAACACTATCATGAAAATTTCAAGATTCCAGTTAATATTGATTTAGTCATAGCGGGCGCATTAATTCACGATATAGGCAAGCTGGAATCTTATAATCTCACTCCTACACCGCAAATGACTCTTGACGGGAATGTAATAGATCATATTGTACTGGGATATAATTTATTCAGGAAATTAGCAGAAATAGAGAATCTTGACGAAAATATAACGCGTTCACTCGGTCATATTATTATCAGTCATCACGGTCTGCGTGAATATGGCTCGCCAGTTCTGCCCGCGACTCCTGAAGCAATTATTGTAAGTGCCGCCGATGATTTAGACTTCAAATTAAATTTCTGGAAAAATCAGATTGACGCTTTAAACCCTCAAAGTGAAATGACTGATTATTTATCATTTGTGGATCGCAGACTTTGGCGGGGTGTTGAGATAAATTCATGA
- a CDS encoding RluA family pseudouridine synthase produces the protein MSYSIKISRDDDGRRLDRTLRGIFKWVNLGEIMKAIRTGLIRVNSQKAKEPGLHLMTGDEVLVPWPLNRDEKIITNHKPSLGQIKILFQGENVLILNKPAGILVQPDEPNGDSIISRVWAVMNSKKAAAVHRLDRNTTGVLSVALRGDSLRALEELFKQRRVRKFYLAVVAGEVKENLLIDAPLLKDSAKNIVKVSDSGLTALTQCEKIAGDNEYSLVRLELLTGRTHQARVHMSYINHAILGDRKYGNFAVNHKLKNLTRPLLHAYELEFPENLHESLSEIDGKKFIAPIPDDMREFIDFRKWEIDL, from the coding sequence ATGAGTTATTCTATAAAAATTTCTCGCGATGATGACGGGCGGCGGCTTGATAGGACTTTACGCGGCATATTTAAATGGGTCAATCTCGGCGAAATCATGAAAGCAATTCGGACGGGCTTAATTCGTGTGAACTCTCAGAAAGCAAAGGAGCCGGGCTTGCACTTAATGACCGGTGATGAAGTTCTCGTACCTTGGCCGCTTAATAGAGATGAAAAAATTATTACTAATCACAAGCCTTCACTTGGGCAGATAAAAATTTTATTTCAGGGCGAAAATGTTTTGATTCTCAATAAACCGGCGGGGATTCTCGTACAGCCCGACGAACCTAACGGAGACAGCATAATTTCTCGCGTCTGGGCAGTCATGAACTCAAAGAAGGCCGCAGCAGTTCACAGACTCGACCGCAATACAACAGGAGTCTTAAGTGTAGCTTTACGGGGGGACTCACTGCGGGCACTTGAAGAATTATTCAAGCAAAGACGAGTCAGAAAATTTTATCTCGCTGTAGTTGCCGGGGAAGTTAAAGAAAATTTATTAATTGACGCTCCATTATTGAAGGATTCAGCAAAAAATATCGTGAAAGTTTCAGACTCAGGACTCACGGCTTTGACTCAATGCGAAAAAATTGCGGGCGATAATGAATACTCACTTGTAAGGCTTGAATTATTGACGGGGCGGACTCATCAGGCACGTGTTCACATGAGTTATATAAATCACGCGATTTTAGGCGACAGGAAATATGGAAATTTTGCAGTGAATCACAAGCTAAAAAATTTGACTCGGCCGTTATTGCACGCTTATGAACTCGAATTCCCGGAAAACTTGCACGAGTCTTTAAGCGAAATAGACGGGAAGAAATTTATCGCTCCGATTCCTGATGACATGAGAGAATTTATAGATTTTCGCAAATGGGAGATTGATTTATAG